Sequence from the Panicum virgatum strain AP13 chromosome 5N, P.virgatum_v5, whole genome shotgun sequence genome:
ACAATGTTGAATTTATGATTGTTTTATATATGAGAATCTAGAAAGTTTGTCTGAATTACCAACTGAATTTCTGCGCTGAACTGATTTTTCTTGTGCTGGGTCTGGCTTAGCACCATTGTTTTAATGGTCCATGCATAATGCATATGAGGAATCAAACGTTTCTTGAATTATAGTGGGGATCGGCTCACCATTAACTGCATTACCTAGTTTCCAGCCAAAATTCATTTCGTAATGCTTCCTTACTGTTGTAGTAGTGTTCCACCTTATCAGAATAAAACTTGCAATTTGCAGTTTGGTTTGTTCTTGATTCTTTTGTTCACGGACTAGCTTTTGTAATTGTCTTAATTGCCTGTTGTGAATTTGTTCTGACCAGGCTAAGTTCTTGTCTTTCATTGCATGTATTCATTAGGAGTGATCACTTGTTCTAGGTAGCTGTTATTGGTCCTTATGAACCTTTCACTTGGTCTATAGGTTGCAGATCTATCACAATTGCTGTTTAGctactacaaaactataaacttTGGAGAGGATAATGGTTCTCATTTGACTTCTCTGGTATAATACCTTCCACTCTAGCACTGAGAGCTCTATTCTTTGATTGTGGCATGATATTTCTGTCTGAATATGTGGTTACAAAGTATTCTTTTGTGATCAGAAGAATATAAATACCGAAGAGACAGAGGTTTTAGGTTCTACATGTGAATTGCAAGATCCTCTTTCTCGCAGGGATCCTGGacagagaaaaagaaaaccacCAAGGTGAATGATAATTTTCGGCTTCCATATcataattttgcaaatagagAAACAGTCACCATATTTGGAATAACAAGATGATCTAAAGAAGCATCATTTAGCTATTATTTGGGCTGTGAAATGCTGATTTGCATGCATTCTCTACCCCATTCATCTGTGGACGTCACAGATCTTACCttgaaatttattttattgCAAGAAGTCAACATTCTTGGCAATCTTTCTCGCATTGATATACTGTACCTGAATTtgttttgaatatttttttattgaatGTAATATGTAGAGTTGACGATTATATTTATGATGGCAACAAAGATGATTTAGATGCTTCAAATGATGCAGACTTCTCATTGAAACCATGCTCTAAGTCAAAGAAGAAGTCTTCGAAAAAGGTACAAATTTAGTGTTCCACACTTAGGCTGAAGTTTCAGTTTGTTCTTTCAATTTGTAAAAGGACAACCATGTTGTTTGTTAACAAAAGAAAGAATAAATTATTATGCTAAGTGAAGGTATTTCGTAGGATATTGCACATGATTGTTTTCTATTTGAATTTATTGTTTATTTAACACTGCTGTATTTGTGATTCCAGACTGCAAAACATGGACAGGAACCTGTTTCTGTAAATGGACAAGGCAGCACAGGAAATTCCAAAGCATCATTGTCCTCCAATGGAGGGAACAAATCTCTTCCTCTTATCACGGCAAAGCAGTATGCTTGCCGTGATGCATGTTTGTCTTCCCTTGTTGTTGCATGGTCTCCACTCGTGTCATCAAGTGATAAAATTTCTTGTTTATTGAGGCATTGGTGCGTTCTTGCTGTGGGCTCCAAGTCTGGAAACGTGTATTTTTGGAAACTATATAAGCCAGAATACTACACAATAGATGCTGGCGTGGTTAACAGTGATCCGATGCTCATTGGGGTTTTGCAAGCTCATAAATCATGGGTCAGTGCCATAACCTGGGAAGTTTCCTCTGAAGGCTCTTCAACATCCTCGCTGCTTTTAGCAACTGGATGCTCAGACAGAAGGTGAGGATGAATGCGTGATTAATGCGTATTGTTTGAAAATGGTTATGTGCTTTCTTTAGCTATATCATGTATTGGTTGTTTGCATAGCTTTTTGTGAGCTCTTCATGAGTAATGACATGGCAAAAGGGAATGTATGTGATAAtcatattttgaaaacataCTTTGAGCTGCTATATGCTTTGGAATCGGCCAAGTGCCTTCATAAGCAGGAGGACCTGTATAGGCATGTGATGTGCCTAAAGCTTCATGTTTGTGTCTTgataaaggaagaaaaaaaatccctcATCTCCATTTTTTACTAATTTAAGTAATCAATGTTAAAGATGACGCACATAATTCTCTGCACCAGATATCTGGGTGGCGGTGAAAATGGTTTTCCCCATGCCTTAAAGATTCTTGTTCTTCATTTCTGTCTGATTTACAAAATTTGGTATTCTGATGGTTTGTtttctgtaaaagtttcatatcTCATGTGaatatttatttcttttctcaGTGTGAAGATATGGTTGGCGAATATTGAAGGTTTAAATAGATGCACAAATGCAGAAGAAGTgccttttgcattagttgctgAGGTACATAACAAGCATCAATTTAGTACTGTTCAAATTTGGCAGGAATGATTTATGCgacatttttttttgagtgcACAACATCAATTTGATGTAGCATGCTTATTATGCAATGAAGTTATCTTCTCTAACTAAAGTTCTCACTCCAAATGTTCCTTTTTTTCAGGTAACCACTGATTTGTCAGCTCCAGTATCAGCAATTTCATTAGCTGTACCTGCTGGGTCTCAGTACGAGGTTAATTTGGCGATTGGACGAGTATCTGGGTCACTGGAAACATGGACGTGGAATACGTGTAGCTCCAAAATTGAGAATACCAATGCATGCCATGCACATGATCAAGTGGTAAAACTTCACATTAGttgagtattttttttctctttaacaaaagaaacaaaaatgtCTAACATTACAATAGGTGACAGGTTTATCGTGGGGTATGGATGGCTATTGTTTATACAGCTGCAGTCAGGTCAGTTAACTCTTCTGTAGCACTATTTGATTGCTACCTTTTTGGATGTGAAGTCAATTGAAACTACTGAATTGTTGAAAGTTTGAGGGTTGAAGTAAAGCAGCAACCGGAGACGTGGGATCTGTGTAAAAAATTACTTGAGCTGAAGTATGAATTGACTACTTGCGTCAGCTATGGCTGCACTTGGTTTCTTGTATACTCTCATTCTTTTTTTCTTGTCAGTCTCTCATTTTGAACATTTATCATTGTCTACGATAGACATCGTTCACTATGAATGTACCTAATTGCAcatgagaaaataaataaataaataaaaggatAGATGACAAATTAACTAGCATAATTTTGATACTAAAAACCTTGTTTCACTGCTAAAAGTTTATGAGCCTCTTTTCGACTATGGTACTATCTGAAGGAGTGGTTTCATTTTTGACAAATATAACCTATTATAACTTGAAAAGATGAAGGCGGTCTTGATTGTTGATTATATTAGTAA
This genomic interval carries:
- the LOC120675304 gene encoding uncharacterized protein LOC120675304 isoform X6 codes for the protein MAPQYQAVTLIASPSYPNAIAWSSDNLVAVASGHIVTILNPAALDGPRGVVGLRRSDPFPIGVVNREDLFEPCLVPTCLARDAEPCALSISWSPQGFAPNSGCLLAVCTVDGHVKLYRSPIWEICDEWVQVADLSQLLFSYYKTINFGEDNGSHLTSLKNINTEETEVLGSTCELQDPLSRRDPGQRKRKPPRVDDYIYDGNKDDLDASNDADFSLKPCSKSKKKSSKKTAKHGQEPVSVNGQGSTGNSKASLSSNGGNKSLPLITAKQYACRDACLSSLVVAWSPLVSSSDKISCLLRHWCVLAVGSKSGNVYFWKLYKPEYYTIDAGVVNSDPMLIGVLQAHKSWVSAITWEVSSEGSSTSSLLLATGCSDRSVKIWLANIEGLNRCTNAEEVPFALVAEVTTDLSAPVSAISLAVPAGSQYEVNLAIGRVSGSLETWTWNTCSSKIENTNACHAHDQVVYRGVWMAIVYTAAVSLRVEVKQQPETWDLCKKLLELKYELTTCVSYGCTWFLDNSARCWIYNGNHLEEIPVHTNFPESKESTDLSEVSDRCFGLTLAPGGQMIAVVRGLDLNVLDQMYQARTQKAVVEFIWIGGQFVGIPLDRSIDVCNPQSTILSSSNFLWWGSNILWSLKKYENVEKGLALWDVVAALQGFKKYAPSFLETLMDMWISALFSAWS